The sequence below is a genomic window from Hydractinia symbiolongicarpus strain clone_291-10 chromosome 10, HSymV2.1, whole genome shotgun sequence.
ATCGTTTTTTAGATTTAGGGCACAACCTTTAAATGAATCAATGATGAgatctttttttatcatttcccAAGCACGTAAAATCCATTCTACAACTGTGCGTCGGGGGGCTTGTTTCATGTTTCCTCCTACCGTATATTGGTGGACACCATTAGCCAACCATTCATCGTACATATCAGAAATAAACCCTTTAAACGGTTTATTCCAGTACACATCTGAGGCCTGAATGTACTTTGTACACCCACCTGGAATTTGCACACTTTcgactttcatttttttcaatgaaACTTTAACCTCGTCAGTCATACGAGCTTCGAATGTATCCCACACAAGAAGCCTTTTACCCAAGGAGAAAGATCCAACAACTTGTTTGCACCACTATAGCGTAAGTTCCTCGTTATCCAACCATTGCCTGATGATGCAACAATACATTCTGTTTTGAACTCTTCATTTAATGCAGCTGACTCTCGTTTAGCTCTGGAAAAAACAATATATGGTTTCAATTTGATACCGTCTGCTTTGGCAGCTAGGCAGTCAGTAACACGAACCTTTTCATGACCAGTTGTTTTGAGCATAACATCTTTTTGACCAGTTTTGTTGACTGTAGTACTGCTTACCATATCTGCCCAAACTGGTGTTTCATCCATGGCTATGATATTGGAAGGGTTAAATTCAGCTTTCATATTCAATTGACGGATATGGATTACGAACGCTACCAACTTATTGATAAGTTGCACTGGGTCTTTTTGGGCCTTTGTTGTTCGCCGTCTGTAAAAGAAGGTATGTaaaagttgatacaaaaaaacCCAGCTTAAAATTTTTTGGGTAAGGGAATTGATATAAACAGTATAACGTGACACTGTATTTTTACATGAGTACAAAGGTATTAGAGAGCAGCAAACCCGTTCTAAATTAACGTTTTGGTTCAAAGTAGAGCTCACCTGCACGAGAGATGATTTCTTTTCATAAATTTCTGCAACCACCCACGACTTGCAATAAATGAATCTTTCAATTCGTTATCTTCTCCACATGTCTCGTCAAACATAGACTTTGCTTTAAACATGATGAGTTTACGAGAAACACAAAGCATATTACCACGCCGTTCTAGTATCCATTTTAGAATATCATCCTCCAGTTTTTGGTCAGTTAACATTCTACCACCACCCTCAAGCCTCTGACGTTTGTCTTTCATAACTAcaattttttccttgttttgaAGCCATTCTCGTACTCTTTTTACCTCAATCTTGAGTTTCAATGCAGCACTTCTGTTTGAATTTATTTCTGCAAACGTtataacttgttttttaaattccataGAATATGTATTACGTTTCTGTCCCTTGTGGGATGTTTCTTGTGAAGCCATCTTTGAGAAAGAAAGTTTCGAATGTTTAACGGGTTAAATGTTTACAACATTCCAACGTGTTTTAGATTCgaatgttttgaaataaatcaTTGAACTTTTTATTTACCAGTAAACGTGAAGACTTTGATTTTAACATGGCTAGAGTAGAGTCTTTTGGTAAATATCAGCTTCTTCACAGGGTAAAATACAGAAGTTTAATACATGGGCATCATGTTTACaaagccaactggactcccgttttaaatgaaaaactgATTGCTAAACCGGACAGTAGAGATAAAGCCTTGGAAAATGATAAGCCAAAGGGATTTCATGTGTGTTGGACAAGCAGCTACATCAACGAAAGGACACTTACAAAACCTTGGAACTTATTCACCAAAAAAAGTCTTTATACCGGAAGTTTCctgtaatttcttaaaaaaaaattctcatcaTTAATTGGCTTCTCTTCCTTCTCAAGCTATTACATAATAGGAATTGACCCGTTTGCCAGTAGGGATTTATTAAGGGGTTTATTAAAAATGCTTCTATAAAATAgaggggggcgtttaaaagggggggggggcgtttataaaatattttggattttgagGGGGGCGTTAATTAGAGGGAGACGTTTAAAAGATTGGGGGCGTTTATTTGGAGATTTACGGTAATAACAGGATTGAACGAGAAATAATAGTAATATATCTATTTTTGTTATTACTGCTTTACTTTAGACAGAGCCTAAAAGTAGAATGGCATGACTTTAGGCTTAAAAAAGTGGCATTTAAATGGAGCATTATATACAAGATTTGAACACTAAAATACAGTAAAATGATCATTTATACTTACAACTCCATATTAACTTTAATGGTTTTATATTCAAATtgttgtacatttttatattgaCATATTCATTAATGACTAAAATgcaattattattataaattcCACTGATGTGATCTACAAATATTAAGTTAAGCTTATTTTCAGGATTTAACACTTGCACAACCTACACCTGCAAAAACATTTATTGAACAATCCATGATATTTCACTATTATTACAAAACTCTGCTAATTTGGTAAAAATAAtagtttattaataaaaaaaataaaacaattttgaaagttaaaaagtatttattagTAAAGCTTTCCGTACACTAAGTACATCTTCAGACTATATAAACAAATTTACATACCTATATACAGGTTTTAAGAAAAGCTCAAGGGACCTCATGTTACATCATTTTAAATAAGCGTTTAAACTTAATATCTAATTGATCATTGATGGTAGGTGTGAACTTTCttataaagcattttttataaaagtagAAAAATCGGCTTTGTTTTAGATACTGGTTAATCTTTCCCGTTTagcttaaaggttacctcccgctaaaaatcaagttgagctcatatgaaagatctttgaaagttgcctagaaatctttttatcttttcaaaaatctttatccgttctcgagatatttgtcttaaaagtagCGCTAATTAAGCAGAATTATGACGTCGAGTATGTATTGAGCGTgattatggtaactaaataaaaaaaattatgtaaaatgttcaaaacccgTCAAAGTGAAcggccagaaaatatttttaactctatatggctttttaaaaatgttaaattaactcccttgcagagcatactcatgacatcatgcataattagttaaTCTTCTTAGTTAgcaaattctaaagaaccaatcaagggttttaaaaaaaatattcaaattcctagacaacctttcaagctctttcatataagctcaacttgatttttcacaGGAGGAAACCTTTAAATGCCTTTTTGCTTCTATGTTctgttttattaatatttttactaGGTTTGACCGTAAAAGGTTCACTATGTACATCACTAAAGAGCACGAAATAGAACCTTTTGACTGCAAAAATATACCATAAAAACCTAGcttgatatattttttactgTTCTAGTTTACTGACTCCAAATAGCTAGCTTGctagatgtaaaaaaaaacaaatatttgtaatgttttgtaaaaaagcctgaaattttattaaaagtcaCCCAGATATGCCCTTTTAGCTTGATATCGAAATAAGAACAATCTCAGTCTGGACATTGGAAAAATAAGTACGCCCTAGGCTGAAACTGCCAGCCTTAATTATTTTAAGCTGGCACTTTCCCGCTCGAAGTTTCCCGGAAGTCTGTGCAAACACTTGGTATATACTGACACAACAGTACgtgatttttattttgcagaataaatgAAAGACCGACACAATCCCCTTTTCCATCCAGAAAGGCCTTTTTCGCTCTTAAGAAGAGTAAAGATAAAACGCCGAAAATGTTTTGAAACGCTCGGTAAGGACAATCAACCTCAATTAACAAAAGTAATTGCTATAAGAAgttaaatgttataaaaataaacgTATCGTCATAGGTCGtcgacaaaaaaaacacaaagcaaTAGAccttttcccgaatttcctaattatgtcaaactcaattaaagtggTCGatacaaaaatgatttttatccctaagttccttagcaaagGGTAGAACAAATCACCTAATTTCGTAActatttctgttcgttaagtgccttAATTGTGAACTGAAAGTTATGGTTAAACCCTTCATAGAGCCGAGCTTTCTTAGAATAgcctagatagatagatagatagatagatgtgcatattttacatggctagcctcacaaatatcgagggatataccctgtctattatttccaggaggggccatggcttagatggagagtcctagagtatttaatgctcattttgagcgacgcagacccaattagggcccgcgctctactagacaactcccggcaacatccaacggcccacacagtgtgccatcttcccaatttccctcacatggcttgggttaacccggggctatagtaacattcactcgcccatgttgaatcgccgtcaagaggaatcgaaccccggtctcccgcacagagtacgagagctataaccactaatctacggcgccatacactaatctacggcgcctcgtttacaaaataattattttctccaAATCTAAATAAACcggaatattatattgctctaaaaacttcagttttgtcatgataatttgatattctatctgaatattctTATTTAAAGAGCATAGAACAATTACAAAATTTtgaatgacgtcataattattataatttatgaaattcgggaaaggtgtattcattgtaaaaaacaagatttttttcttggcgtccaagattgtcagaaagagaaaaaagccctgggaggACGAGTTTATGATGTGACGACATAAAAATTGCCACATCCACCACGACTACTGGACAAAGTAAAGAAATACCTTTACATCTGAATTTTTGCAACTGAATTAAAAATTACTTCGAGACGTCAATAATTCTCAAAAAGTAGAGGAATTGTCAGGTACGCAAAACTATTTCGGATATTATAACTTCAAAAAAGCGCGGGAGAACGTCAGATTAGATGCTCCTGATATTTTCTTGACTTTATACCCTTTTCCTCTATACTATGCAAGCCCTTATAAAAGTCAAGAGTCGTGAATGAAAAGATGCGCCCCAATCACTTTTACGCATaatacaaattgtgaaaaatctaTGGGAATCATTAAAAGCATATTGTCTTTCAAGCTCAAGCCCAGCACCTTTTACCCAGGCGGTGAAAAGGTGCTTGGGTCGGTTGGGTGCTATTTCACAGCGCAGTTGAGAAGCAAATAATACTGGAAAGAACATGGGCATACTCAGCATACGAAATTGGCCCGTGTGAGATAAACGACTATTGGATATAGAGACATAAGTCGTattaattttgcaaacttttacCAGAAGTTATAAAAAACTTCCCTTACTTTTTGCTAAGGTTGTTATTTAAACCCCTCTATTTTTAACCGCCTTAGCTGGCAGACATCATGTATATTTCAACCACCTGGTGTTACACTgtcccaacctcgtccctagcgTCTTGTGGCTGAGCCTTTTCAACGGAGTGGCCGACAATCGCCGTtataaaattcattaaaaagacaaaatgccctgggaacaaggttgacaCTTTCCTATTGTTATTTTAAGAACAGACATTTCTTTGATACAGCAGGTGCTACTTCGTTCCAAACGAAGAAGACCTcaatataaaaaagcaaaaggAGGTCCTAGGGGCAAGGTTACCAATTCTCCCACAGTGCACAGGCAACGGTCAAATATTTTTACGACATAAGAGTCCACCATATCAAAACAGTAAAACAATATAACTATTTTCCTAAAATCTTTGATAAAAGTATCGTCGTGCAAAGTTTCGCATTTTCGTAGCAATCACACTTTGATTTTAAGGGTTCCAGGCTTCGAACTTTTGCATCAAGCAAAAATTTTACTGTTGCTCTTGACAGTCTCATTACTTAAATTCCGTTTTGGCTTAAAACAAAGTTTGCTGTGACCATTTTTAGTACAAAAACTAATGTCCTGTACTCCTGTAAAACCATTCCTATATTGTACTAACATTAAAGTACTTTTAGGAAAAGCATCCTCTTTCGTGTCGCATTGTAATATCCTTCTTCTCCTTCTTATTTAAGTTCAAAATATCGCTCCAATACCATCAGAGCATTTCTTTTAGTTCACGGGACAGTTTTCAACGCTTTCTtcgcttctttttctttttacctTTACTTTTTAGAGTGACATAAGTTTGTTGGATGTCGGCTGGACCAAGAATTTGATAACCACTAAATGCTAaaatagatataaaaatataaaaatgcttTCCGCTAAGAACATTTCTCTAATTTTGAATTTCTATACAGAAAATGAAGAGCAAGGAAATGTGTGGTGAATTTAAAGCAAGCATAGCAATCGCGTCAAATATAACACTATATACCTGCAGAATCGCCGCCTGGTACATCAAGCAGAGCATTTCTGTGTCTCGCTGCATTATTTAATAGCTCAATGGTAAatctctttttatttttcttaaccgGGGTTGATGTCACTGTTTGAGGTGTGGTAGAAGTTGTTTTGGTGGTCTGGCTAACTGTGGTAGTGCTAGTAGTGCTGGCTAAAGCTATCTTTACTGTTGTCGGTAAAAAAGGGTTAATTGTTGGTTGAGGTGGTGGGGGAGGTGATGGGGAAGGTGAGCGTGGAGTCGGGGGTGGGGATTGTGGAAGTGGAGGCTTTGGAGGTGGAGGTGATGGTGGAGGAGGTATCATGATAGAAAGTTGTGATGAAACAGCAGGGGGTGGCGGAGGTGGCGGTGGAGAAGGAGGTGAAGACAGGGCTGATGGTGATGGTGGTGgaggaggtggtggtggtggtgatggtggGGGAGAAGGAGGAGGTGGGGGAGAAGGAGGAGGTGGTGGAGGAGGAGGGGGTGGTGGAGGAGGTGGAGGGGGGGATTGGGCTTGTTTTGTTGAAGTTTCGTGACTGGTTTCTGTGTACGCACTGGTCATCATGACAGCAGCAGTATCTTTGATAGATTTCATATCCTCTAACGTTAGCGGTTTCCGAATAATAAACTGTGGAGGTAGAAGAAACTCGTGACTAATCTTGGAAGCAGCATCAGAAACTTCATGACTAGACACAAAGCGATGCACAGAACTCTCATCGTGAGGGCTGGTATAAATTTTTACTTCGTTGATAACAGTACTTCCGAGGAGTCTTGAAACTACTACAATTCTTGGCAAATAACAAACAGTGCCCTTAGGCTGTGGTGTTGTTTTTTCATCTTGTCTCTGGTTGCAGTCTTTGCATGTATCGTTTTTCTTAGTTGCTATATCAGGTGTGACAACATTTGGCGTGTTAACAGTTTGACGCGTAGTGGGAACAGCCTCGATTGCTGGCTTAGAACCAACGACAGGAGCTTCGTAATTAAGCGCCGCGTAACTAGATATAACAGATGCACGGTTAATTGCAGACGTGTCAGCCTCTTTCTCAATGCTATCCGTAGGTTGATCTTCTTCTTTATCCACATCTAATGAAACTGGATATCCTGCCGGTAGACGAACAGGTTTTGATGGCATGGGACTACCATCGTAAAATTTCAATCCGTGATAAGTAGCGGCAAGATTTTCAGGTCGTTCAATGATGTTTCCCTGTGGATAGCTATTCCAGGCTGTCAAAGAAGAGTAACCTGATAATGAAAGTTAACAACACAATAACAACGAATTGGAATTAAGTATGTTAAATGCGAATCATAAAGTATGCTAAAGTATACAGGGTGTTTCCCTGTATACTTTAGCATACTTCAATAACAATCCTTTATACAGCTTGGATTACCACAAAATTTAATTACAAGTAGATTAATAGAAAAAAGGGTAGAAAAAATGCTATCTTTGCTCAAATTTAATCTTCGCAAATCTTTTAAAGAATGAAAATAGTTCTGATTGACGATTTAAACCTAAAATTCCTCGCATTTTCCTTGTTCGTCAAAGAAATTGTTGATATCCCTGACTTATTCCTGTTTTTGTAACTATTTATATAACCTAATGATGTTTCGCCATTGCAGAATAAAGAGAGACGTTTATTTCAAAATCTTACAAATGTTTAAATTTCACAGGTGTTCTATGTTGAGAATTGACCTTATAATATTCAAGATCGAACTCAATTAGCTGCCGTGGTCAGAACTGTCAAAAACGTAGCACTGTTCAGAAGTAAACAGTCCTGAGGACGAGATTGAGTAGTATTTTATAATTTTCCTATCAGTAAAAGCACTTGAAACATACTTAAACGTTTTAatttcgttcccagggcttcgcGACAAACTTTAACGTAAAAAACCTAGGAAACAAAGTTGGTTTATAGGAACAACGGTGCATATGTGTGATAATTGAGGAAGATAAGTAAAACCTGTACATTAGCTTCCTAAGTGTTGCAAATGAGATAGCGGTGTGTTGTTTCACTTATACTACCTCACAAAGTTGGCTTCATTACATAGAGTTACCTGGTATGTACTGTCGTTTGCTAATATCTTTATTTGATTTGCTTTTCGCAAGaactaaaaaaagaagaaaaatggcGTTTACAATCAAGCAATCAAAACAAAACTCATGTTACGTGACGTATTAATTGCGCGCATCCAGCGATTGTGTGTTGATTTGAAGttcacttatttatttaaagctttggactacaaaaataaattgcatATCCTATAACCAGCTATAATTGATCTTTTatgaaatcaaaatcaaaatgacAAGTTGTAAAAATTATAGTAAAAAAGTATCTTACTTTTATCACTAAATATAACAGCTTGAACGGTTGACAGGATAAGAAGGAAataaaacttcatttcttttCGTTTGTTTGAAGGTACGAGAGATGCAAACGAGTTGAAACTCGTTTAAACTACATGCTCGAATGAATCTTGATATATTTCTTAATCAAAACTTATTAAAACACGCTTGGTTGATTTttgtttaaacatatttttttcgcgCTATAATGAGCATGATACCGTATTTTGGAAAGCACCGTATTTGATTTTACGATTTTCGAAAGCACCGTATATGATTTTGCAATTTTCGAAAGCACCGTATATGATTTTGCGATTTTTGAAAGCACTGTATTTGATTTTGCGATTTTCAAAAGCACTGTACAGTAGAGTCTTAATAACTCGAACGGCCAGGGGGAAAAGGAAACCGTTTGAGTTAAGGAGGTTCGAGTAGTagaggttttttttataagagtttattaggaaattttcacggTGCCAACGAATTCGTTCAAGTTAAGGAGACGTTCGAGTaatagaggttcgagttatggaggctCTACTGTATTTGATTTTGTGAAAGGCTAGGGAGATATTACGCATGTTTTAGGCTGATCATTTGAATCACAATTCTTTCTTTCAAACTTTCATAAACAAGTCGActgtttgaaagaaaaaatccaCCCTGCCGCGAACATAGAACTGGTTATCAAAAAGAAGTGCTGCACAAGTTTACAACCAAACCTCTGAATATTTTGTTGCAGCGAACTTGTCCGATGAGAATTCGCATTTGATTGTCAAAATGTTTTTCGCGGCAAGAAGTTCGATTTCATTATACCAGGTTCGTTACAAAGTAACGCATAAATGGAAGTACTAAATTTTCCAAACATGTTGCCCAACGATACTCAGTGTCTGAACAAGAACTTAGCCAGTAAGAAAGATAAAATGTCAGACAAACCTCCTTTGGAGTATTTTAAGGAGGATAAACGATAAAAACAGAAAGAGGATAAGTAATATGATATCGAtattatgaaaatataaaactgtaaaaCACAAAACATTAAGAAAATGTGAACATATATACATCATGCATACACTAAAAAAAGAAGACTTTCTATTACAAAAAATAGCTACATTGAACGAGATTACTTATTCGCAACATTACAAGTAAAAATCTCATTTTtggcaaaatttaaaacaacgtCATTTATCATACTTAATTTTATCGTGGTTTGTATATTTTCAAAAGATCCACGTCTTAGCTACTAATTCACCAAAATTGATCTTGCGAATCACGACAAAATTCCTTCGCGAAAATAAGTTggcgcgaaaattaatcttgtTAAAGTagtaaaaatgttcttaaatttttggaGAATGGTCCAGTGCACCAATCTTTTCTTCAATCTCCTTCAGTTCATCAAGCGTTGATTGTGACGCGCAGTTGGTCATCATACTAAAATATAACCTCCTCCTGGAAGAAAAAtgtaaacgaaaacattttaaattttaatttctttttagaaAGCACATCTGTTTGATTTAAGTCTGCAATCAGACTGacgacaaaagaaaaaaaccaaATAACGTTCTCACTTTTTAAGTTTCAAAACTTGCAGTTGCAATCTCTTCTCCTCGTGTTCCTCATCATCGGGTgtcttttataaataaaaaaatgaaatgaaaatcCATTGTCGGTTTCTACAATCGGTCTAATGCTATAAATATAGCTGCAAAAGTTCCTCCCATTTTTACAACAACAGCGCTTACCTTGCATTCCCAAAGCAGGTCTGGTGACGAATTGTGCAGTTGATGTGTTGTTTTGAGGCTTTTTTCACTTTCTGGATATTTCGACTCGAATTTAGAGAAAATTTTCAACACGCTAAAACATGAAGTAGCTtacatcaaaatataaaaggtaACCtagtttaaaaagacttgtagtAATCTAGTgataacttttaaaagttttttttcttcttgaaaTATTCACGATGAAGAATCCATTACAGTCCTGGAAGACCTGTGAAGGTTATACGCTGTAAACTACTTTGATGTTGTAATACAGTAAATTTTACTGGATTTGACAGTAAACGAGTTCATTGTAAAAAAGTACAAGATAATCAAATAGAAATGCATACACGGACGGCTTGATAGTTGAAGAATAATatcgtaaaaaaattataacaatttGACAATTAAATTTTCGAGTAAAGATTTGTTTCACAAAACCTTTTACCTTTCTAGTGGATACAAAGAAATACAAGAACGAATCGTTTCTCCAGTCTTAACGCCTTTCACATCAAATCTACGGGATAATGTAAACATAACATCAATCAAacgtcaaaaaataaaacaataattagACCACCGTATTCTATACAATCAGGGAaacgaacaaaaaatatttaattccaTATAAGCAAACCCATGAAATGATAAGAGGCGCTCATACGTAAGAGCGGTGAGTCGTTCTTTACATCTAGCGAAGGTTTCTGGCACAAGAAAACATCACTGTCTAATGGTCCTATCTTCAGTAGACAGCAATCCCCTCGACATGAAGGTTGTCACTTACTGTAAAAGAGTTGAAAATAACTCTGGTTTCTCTTCTTCAGACAGAATCTCCTTGGGAAGCTGTAAACCCTTTTGACGcagctaaaaaaagaaatactttttaTAATACTTCCGCATAACGAAAACAGTGGCGTAAATTACAGTAAAAATGTGTAAAAGGTATCACGTGTTCTGTCCTTACCGTGTTATGATTACGTTTATCACATACTGTTAGAATCGCAATTTAAGCACTTACAAGAAGTCAACCAAAAATATTTACCATTTGACGAATGATGTCACCATTCCAGAACAAAGAAGATACGTCGGCGCTGGTCATGTATGGTTGGTCGTTAAACCGTACAAGATGAATGCAAACATTCTCGTTGATTGcaacactaaaaaaaaaaaaaaaaaaaaatattgagttATGAGCTATTGTGTTTTCTGACGTTGTTTCCTAACTTCACTTAGAATAATCTTAAGTGGTGCTTATGTAATAAATTATATAACTCAACAGACTTACTAACGAGCACACGTTCAAACTTAGTACAGATCTATAAATCGCACGTTAGGAGGCGCGATTGGAAGAAAAAGGAAAGTTTGATCGACTGCAAATCTGTTGGAAGAGTGACATTTTCGCTAGTACCAGAACAAAAATTTGTCAAAACGAAATCAAACATGAGTTCTACCATTATATATCTGCAAGTGAATCAGTAGTAACCTACGTGGTTCTATTTAGATTTTCGAAGCACGCagcaaaaaatttataattggtgtgtaaaaaaatatagtGTAGTCTTATTTCTTTATAGTAAATACTTAATCACCGTTTGACAGAGCTCTGCGaatttttctgttcttttttgATCTGCTCATCTCTTTTAACTTCATCATGCGCAGGATTTACGCTCGAACACGGTAAACCTTTGTCATTGGGTGTTATTCTACAAGGAAGACAAAATTAGGATTATAATTCGAAGAACACCCCTTgctatttaattttttgacaaGCAAGATCAAAACGCAGCTGAAAAGATTTTAACTTGTATCTAACATTCCCATACCGTTCTTCGTCAGTAGAAGTCTTTTGACGTTTAAATGAATCAACTTGTTTCTGATAATTATCCGTTGATTCGTTTGATCTAGTATCACTCATAGGTGAGTTTTTCACATTGAAATTTTCTGTATTGTCATTGAAGTTGGACTTCTGATGACTCCTGCTCGTATAAGATGGAGGAGTAACCAACACATTTTCGTGTGACGCTCCAGATGGATGTTTTTGTTCGTCAGGTGGAGTATTTGATGCTAAAAAAGCATGCTAAAACTTTTTATTCGTGCGAATATACGAACGTTGGACATAAAAATCCAATAAAACACTATTACCTAGAAGTTGTCAAAAAATTCGTGGcgtgaaaaagtaaaaaatcagaAATCTAAGTTTGTGAAATCACTTCTTTTACAACCATATAAAATATTGTAAACAATATTGGAACATAGATTGGTCCGAACCTTGATTTACGAAAAGAAAATTGACATAGCGTAAATATTATGATCTGTTCAGTTAAAAAATCGCGAAGGCATTTCTAGTTTAACGCAGTTCTTTCCGCTTTGCCAGTCCCGTTGTCCATGATAAGAGGACCTACCTTGTTTCAAAGCATGGTAGTATTCACGATAGAGACTCTCCAGATGTGATACGCTGTTCTTCGTTTCTGTAGTAAAACCAGTGACGCTTCGCCCTGTCGTAAAACAAGATGACAATTAACACgggttaaaaaaacaacaattgctGAGAATATATTGTACAAATCTGAATTATAACAAGTTGAGCTGACCCCTTAAAGTTGTCACATGTACAAGtatgtgaaaaatgttttctcCGAATTATCAGGTCTattattgcatgtttttttatgcACGCATCAATTAGCGATCAGTAGTGACAAGATGTAACAACAATTTCTATAAAAACCACGCATCACTGTGGCTGATTTTACTCATGCTGATAAAAAAACCCATCAGTATCGCAACAATGTCCTACCTTTAATTGGTAAAGCGCAACCGGTATCCAACAACACTTGTGAAATATACACGTCATCATCGTTGTTCGTGTCTATAATCTCCATTGATGTTGTTGTTTCATCCTTAAACAAAAGTATTTACGAGATGCACAAGACACAAAATCTGAAGGTGATACACTGGCTAAACAACAGATTCGGTTTCAAATACATTGACAACTGCTGGACGCAGAGTTTGGAGTATAGATTTTGCTTTTCCTGAATCCCTGAAAAGCAACAGCagacaaataagtctttaaaaaatggttttatttgCCATCAAAAATACAAACCTGTTTGAATAAAAACCTTCCATCAACAGGTAAAATGTCATATTTAACTATgttgttcttttaaaataaaataataagatcTCGGATGTAGCTAGTCCGAaatcttaataaataaaataaaaaatgaatagtGTCGTAATTTctgatcttaaaaaaaaataatcataatACACACCACTTCGACAATCTTTCCAAACATGTGCTTGTCATTGGTTAATTCATACAACTTTTCGTTAGACGCTTTCAACCAactctgaagaaaaaaaaaagaaagaacttgGAACCTGgagtttaaaaatcaaaaatacgaGAGAAATGTAAA
It includes:
- the LOC130612149 gene encoding actin-binding protein WASF2-like translates to MKFYFLLILSTVQAVIFSDKILAKSKSNKDISKRQYIPGYSSLTAWNSYPQGNIIERPENLAATYHGLKFYDGSPMPSKPVRLPAGYPVSLDVDKEEDQPTDSIEKEADTSAINRASVISSYAALNYEAPVVGSKPAIEAVPTTRQTVNTPNVVTPDIATKKNDTCKDCNQRQDEKTTPQPKGTVCYLPRIVVVSRLLGSTVINEVKIYTSPHDESSVHRFVSSHEVSDAASKISHEFLLPPQFIIRKPLTLEDMKSIKDTAAVMMTSAYTETSHETSTKQAQSPPPPPPPPPPPPPPPPSPPPPPSPPPSPPPPPPPPPSPSALSSPPSPPPPPPPPAVSSQLSIMIPPPPSPPPPKPPLPQSPPPTPRSPSPSPPPPPQPTINPFLPTTVKIALASTTSTTTVSQTTKTTSTTPQTVTSTPVKKNKKRFTIELLNNAARHRNALLDVPGGDSAAFSGYQILGPADIQQTYVTLKSKGKKKKKRRKR